In Dyella terrae, one DNA window encodes the following:
- the bamB gene encoding outer membrane protein assembly factor BamB, protein MKRALLITLTSLVALAGCHNFKKENVQPPTPLDKDFKATAQVKRLWTSSIGDGARDSGIRLRPAFADGVLYAASVDGKIAAFDANSGKTLWSKSSSTHGWFGWGDKKRPDAFYAGGPAVSGDLVAIGTLDGHVYGIGAKDGSPRWEARVSSEVLAAPSIVGGLVVVRTADGRLYGLDASNGERRWAYDQGSVPLLSLRGNGPLMVANGVVFFGSDNGKLVALRLDNGEKLWEQTMAGGEGRTEIDRLNDADGSILLDGSTLYGAAYHGNLIAVDGPSGRPLWGRPFSTFTSIDLGGNAIYAVNDESQVWAFDKSGGSDMWKSDKLKYRWLTGPAVQGNYVVVADMEGYIHWLQGSDGSLAARERLSKKPIRAQPLVVGDTVYVEDVKGHIGAYRLDTH, encoded by the coding sequence ATGAAACGGGCTTTGCTGATCACGCTGACGTCCTTGGTGGCGCTCGCGGGCTGCCATAATTTCAAGAAGGAAAACGTCCAGCCGCCGACGCCTCTGGACAAGGATTTCAAGGCGACCGCGCAGGTCAAGCGCCTGTGGACCAGCAGCATTGGTGATGGCGCCCGTGACAGCGGCATCCGCCTGCGTCCGGCCTTCGCCGACGGCGTGCTTTACGCCGCGTCCGTGGACGGCAAGATCGCTGCATTTGACGCCAACAGCGGCAAGACGCTGTGGTCGAAGAGCTCCAGCACGCATGGCTGGTTTGGCTGGGGCGACAAGAAGCGCCCGGATGCGTTCTACGCCGGTGGCCCGGCTGTATCGGGCGACCTGGTTGCCATCGGTACGCTCGATGGCCACGTCTATGGCATCGGCGCGAAGGACGGCAGTCCGCGCTGGGAGGCTCGCGTCAGCTCCGAAGTGCTCGCTGCGCCTTCCATCGTCGGTGGTCTGGTGGTCGTGCGTACGGCCGACGGTCGCCTGTACGGCCTCGACGCCAGCAATGGCGAGCGTCGCTGGGCGTACGACCAGGGCAGCGTGCCGCTGCTGAGCCTGCGTGGCAACGGCCCCCTGATGGTGGCCAATGGCGTGGTCTTCTTCGGTAGCGACAACGGCAAGCTCGTGGCGTTGCGCCTGGACAACGGCGAAAAGCTGTGGGAACAGACCATGGCTGGCGGCGAAGGCCGCACCGAAATCGATCGTCTCAATGACGCCGACGGCAGCATCCTGCTTGACGGCAGCACCCTCTACGGTGCGGCCTATCACGGCAACCTGATTGCCGTTGACGGTCCCAGCGGTCGTCCGCTGTGGGGTCGCCCGTTCTCGACGTTTACCTCGATCGATCTGGGCGGCAATGCGATTTACGCCGTCAACGACGAGTCGCAGGTGTGGGCGTTCGACAAGAGCGGTGGCTCCGACATGTGGAAGAGCGACAAGCTCAAGTACCGCTGGCTCACCGGCCCGGCCGTGCAGGGCAATTACGTGGTCGTTGCCGACATGGAAGGCTACATCCACTGGCTGCAGGGCAGCGACGGCTCGCTGGCCGCGCGTGAGCGCCTGTCCAAAAAACCCATTCGTGCCCAGCCTCTTGTTGTGGGCGACACCGTGTATGTCGAAGACGTAAAGGGCCATATCGGCGCTTACCGTCTCGACACGCACTGA
- the der gene encoding ribosome biogenesis GTPase Der produces MLPVVALVGRPNVGKSTLFNALTRSRDALVADMPGVTRDRHYGVCRTGERPFVVVDTGGLSGVEEGLDALTAQQVRLAIDEAQVLVFVVDARDGLLPQDRAILDDLRRSGKPIIAAVNKTDGLDLQNAMAEFSVFGLSSTLPLSAAHNRGTPELVAAVLPMLPEDAHEELAPGEDDSIRVAIVGRPNAGKSTLINRLLGEDRLIVSSVAGTTRDPIRVPVERDGKRYTLIDTAGVRRKARVDEGVEKFSVIKTLQSMAAAQVVVVLIDARENLADQDLHLIGHAVEEGRALVIAVNKWDGMDAYQREQCQRALERRLQFVDWAKNVFISALHGSGLRELMRAIVRAHHAATVELGSSELTKTLERAYEAYQPPLVRGHAPKLRFAHPGGTNPPTIVIHGSRTKHIAPAYRRYLEGFFRKRFKLEGTPIRIDFRDGENPFAGKRNVLTEAQVRKRQRMIREMKRRK; encoded by the coding sequence ATGCTGCCCGTCGTCGCCCTGGTCGGTCGTCCCAATGTCGGTAAATCGACCCTCTTCAACGCGCTGACGCGCAGTCGTGACGCGCTCGTGGCTGACATGCCCGGCGTGACACGCGACCGCCACTACGGTGTCTGCCGCACGGGCGAACGCCCCTTCGTCGTCGTCGACACCGGCGGTCTGTCCGGTGTCGAGGAAGGACTCGATGCGCTGACGGCGCAGCAGGTCAGACTGGCCATTGACGAAGCCCAGGTGCTGGTCTTCGTGGTCGATGCGCGCGACGGCCTGCTCCCGCAGGACCGGGCCATCCTTGATGACCTGCGTCGCAGCGGCAAGCCCATCATTGCCGCGGTCAACAAGACTGACGGACTGGACCTGCAGAACGCCATGGCGGAGTTCTCGGTGTTCGGTCTGTCGTCGACGTTGCCGCTGTCGGCTGCGCACAACCGTGGCACGCCAGAGCTGGTGGCGGCCGTCCTGCCGATGCTGCCCGAAGACGCCCATGAGGAGCTCGCTCCCGGCGAAGACGACAGCATCCGTGTGGCTATCGTCGGCCGACCGAACGCGGGCAAGTCCACCCTGATCAATCGCTTGCTGGGCGAAGATCGCCTGATTGTCTCCAGCGTTGCGGGTACGACACGCGATCCGATTCGCGTTCCGGTGGAACGCGATGGCAAGCGCTACACGCTCATCGATACCGCCGGTGTACGCCGCAAGGCGCGCGTGGATGAGGGCGTGGAGAAATTCAGCGTCATCAAGACGCTTCAGTCCATGGCTGCCGCACAGGTCGTCGTGGTGTTGATCGATGCGCGCGAAAACCTCGCTGACCAGGATCTTCACCTCATCGGTCACGCCGTTGAAGAAGGCCGCGCGCTCGTTATCGCGGTGAACAAATGGGACGGCATGGACGCGTACCAGCGCGAACAGTGCCAGCGCGCGCTGGAGCGCCGCCTTCAGTTTGTCGACTGGGCCAAGAATGTCTTCATCTCGGCGCTACACGGTTCGGGCCTGCGCGAGCTGATGCGCGCCATCGTGCGCGCGCATCATGCGGCGACGGTCGAGCTGGGCTCCTCCGAGCTGACCAAGACGCTCGAGCGTGCCTACGAGGCCTACCAGCCGCCGCTGGTTCGTGGTCACGCGCCCAAGCTGCGTTTCGCGCACCCGGGCGGGACCAATCCGCCAACCATCGTCATTCACGGCAGCCGCACCAAACACATCGCTCCGGCCTACCGTCGCTATCTGGAAGGCTTCTTCCGCAAGCGTTTCAAGCTGGAAGGCACGCCCATTCGCATCGATTTTCGCGACGGTGAGAACCCGTTTGCAGGCAAGCGCAATGTCCTGACCGAGGCTCAGGTGCGCAAGCGCCAGCGCATGATTCGCGAAATGAAGCGCCGCAAGTAA
- the moeB gene encoding molybdopterin-synthase adenylyltransferase MoeB, producing MSEPLNRESWLAALRQRIPEISPAEALALQARGALLVDVREDHERADGSPVGALGLSRGFLELRIEQSAADRTQTILALCGSGQRSLLAAEALQRMGYTDVHSVAGGFNRWKAEGLPVAKSAMDADAADRYSRQLRLPQVGEAGQEKLGKARIALLGAGGLGAPASLYLVAAGVGHITLIDDDRVERSNLHRQVVHTDSRVGMYKTESARLTLNALNPRVHVETREARLRADNVEALLAGHDLVIDGADNFPARYLIAAASQRLGLPMIYGAVERFTGQLSTFDPRRTDSPCYRCLFPEPPSAAEAPNCSEAGVLGVLPGLVGLLQATEALKLILGLGEPLVGRLLQFDALGMHFRESRLARDPECPGCGAASSQVDYEDIAQLCSVG from the coding sequence ATGTCCGAACCCCTCAATCGCGAAAGCTGGCTGGCTGCGCTGCGCCAGCGCATTCCTGAGATTTCTCCCGCCGAAGCCCTGGCGCTTCAGGCGCGCGGTGCCCTGCTGGTCGATGTTCGTGAAGATCATGAACGCGCTGATGGCTCCCCGGTGGGTGCCCTGGGTCTCTCTCGAGGCTTCCTGGAGTTGCGCATCGAGCAAAGTGCGGCCGATCGCACGCAAACCATTCTGGCCCTGTGCGGCAGCGGCCAGCGCTCGCTGTTGGCAGCCGAAGCGCTGCAACGCATGGGGTATACCGACGTCCACTCGGTGGCCGGCGGCTTCAATCGCTGGAAGGCCGAGGGTTTGCCGGTCGCCAAAAGCGCGATGGATGCCGACGCAGCCGACCGCTATTCACGCCAGCTGCGCTTGCCGCAGGTGGGGGAGGCGGGCCAGGAAAAACTGGGCAAGGCCCGCATTGCGTTGCTCGGCGCGGGTGGCCTGGGTGCGCCCGCGTCCTTGTACCTCGTGGCGGCCGGCGTCGGGCACATCACCCTGATCGATGACGATCGTGTCGAGCGCTCGAACCTCCATCGTCAGGTCGTGCACACGGATTCGCGCGTTGGCATGTACAAGACCGAGTCGGCGCGACTCACCCTGAACGCACTCAATCCACGTGTGCACGTCGAAACACGCGAAGCGCGCTTGCGTGCCGACAACGTCGAAGCCCTGCTTGCCGGTCACGATCTGGTGATCGATGGCGCGGACAACTTTCCGGCGCGATACCTCATTGCCGCGGCATCGCAGCGCCTCGGGCTGCCCATGATCTATGGCGCCGTGGAGCGCTTCACCGGGCAACTCAGTACGTTCGATCCCCGACGGACCGACTCACCGTGCTACCGCTGCCTTTTCCCCGAACCGCCTTCGGCAGCCGAGGCACCCAACTGCAGCGAGGCAGGCGTGCTAGGTGTGTTGCCGGGACTGGTGGGCCTGCTGCAGGCAACCGAAGCACTCAAGCTGATCCTGGGTCTGGGGGAGCCGCTGGTCGGGCGCTTGTTGCAGTTCGATGCCCTGGGCATGCATTTCCGCGAGAGCCGCCTCGCACGTGATCCGGAATGCCCGGGTTGCGGTGCTGCCTCAAGCCAGGTCGATTACGAAGACATCGCTCAGCTTTGCTCCGTCGGCTGA
- a CDS encoding YfgM family protein, whose product MAFEAYDDYEQGERVQKWLRQNGLSIVVGIAIGLVGIFGWQQWNKHKAGHQEEGSALYVQMQNAAASGKNDSADALADQLTKDFADTPYAVFAMGERAVREANAKQFDKAMVSLSWAESHAPNEELKSLMQLRVAQLQLAQDKASDAVATLDRMNAKHFAGLAQELRGDAQVKLGRPDEARKAYQAALAAMGEGAPQRGALQLKLDNLAVAGKQGA is encoded by the coding sequence ATGGCATTTGAAGCGTACGACGACTACGAACAGGGTGAACGCGTCCAGAAATGGCTGAGGCAGAACGGCCTCTCCATCGTCGTCGGTATCGCCATCGGCCTGGTCGGCATCTTTGGCTGGCAGCAGTGGAACAAGCACAAGGCCGGACACCAGGAAGAAGGTTCCGCGCTTTACGTTCAGATGCAGAATGCCGCCGCTTCGGGCAAGAACGACAGCGCAGACGCCCTGGCCGATCAGCTGACCAAGGACTTCGCCGATACGCCGTACGCGGTGTTTGCGATGGGTGAGCGCGCCGTGCGCGAGGCCAATGCCAAGCAGTTCGACAAGGCCATGGTGTCGTTGAGCTGGGCCGAGTCCCATGCGCCGAACGAGGAGCTCAAATCCCTGATGCAGCTTCGCGTCGCCCAGTTGCAGTTGGCGCAGGACAAGGCTTCCGATGCTGTCGCGACGCTCGATCGAATGAATGCCAAGCATTTTGCGGGCCTGGCTCAGGAACTACGCGGCGATGCGCAGGTCAAGCTTGGTCGCCCGGATGAGGCGCGCAAGGCCTACCAGGCGGCCTTGGCCGCGATGGGCGAGGGTGCGCCGCAACGCGGCGCCTTGCAGTTGAAACTAGACAATCTGGCTGTGGCCGGGAAGCAGGGTGCATGA